In a single window of the Megalobrama amblycephala isolate DHTTF-2021 linkage group LG3, ASM1881202v1, whole genome shotgun sequence genome:
- the adcyap1a gene encoding adenylate cyclase activating polypeptide 1a translates to MMTSSKTTLAFLIYGLLVQCNVCSPLSHPNIRMETAGFDEEGKALTDLTFDSDQITIRSSPSDPEDAYTLYSPPSKRLERHADGMFNKAYRKALGQLSARKYLHTLMAKRVGGNTIDDDNEPLSKRHSDGVFTDSYSRYRKQMAVKKYLATVLGKSPDDLDLHQFLQDIDFGVLPDGDDIEAFLLDWLRQFPPEFPAL, encoded by the exons ATGATGACGAGCAGCAAAACGACTCTTGCCTTCCTCATCTACGGGCTCCTGGTACAATGCAACGTGTGTTCGCCTCTGAGCCATCCGAACATCAG AATGGAGACTGCAGGATTCGACGAGGAGGGCAAGGCATTAACGGATCTAACCTTTGACAGCGACCAGATCACCATTCGAAGCTCTCCATCAGATCCTGAAGACGCATACACGTTATATAGTCCTCCCTCGAAAAG ATTGGAAAGGCATGCTGACGGGATGTTTAATAAAGCCTACAGGAAAGCGCTTGGTCAGTTATCAGCGCGGAAATACCTGCATACACTGATGGCAAAACGCGTGGG AGGAAACACAATAGATGACGACAATGAGCCGCTCTCAAAGCGTCACTCGGACGGGGTTTTCACGGACAGCTACAGCCGCTACCGGAAGCAAATGGCCGTAAAGAAGTATCTGGCCACGGTCCTGGGCAAAAG cCCTGACGACTTAGATTTGCACCAATTTCTACAAGACATAGACTTTGGTGTGCTCCCGGATGGGGATGATATTGAGGCATTTTTGTTGGATTGGCTGAGACAGTTTCCTCCTGAATTCCCG GCTTTGTGA
- the tyms gene encoding LOW QUALITY PROTEIN: thymidylate synthase (The sequence of the model RefSeq protein was modified relative to this genomic sequence to represent the inferred CDS: inserted 1 base in 1 codon; deleted 1 base in 1 codon), which translates to MVCKTAKNEQKKNIAGKYKCGFLRATGFACNSSIVEFDLKLKKMPNAAEQMTNGHCTEVENKTEGAGGGKKDFSLFCDERGYLNLVEYILQHGASKGDRTGTGVISVFGTQARYSLRDQFPLLTTKRXFWKGILQELLWFIKGSTNAKELSEKGVRIWDANGSRDFLDKNGFTDREEGDLGPVYGFQWRHFGAEYKDMHTDYSGQGVDQLQKVIDTIKSNPEDRRIIMCAWNPKDLPMMALPPCHALCQFYVSDGELSCQLYQRSGDIGLGVPFNIASYALLTYMIAHITGLKPGDFVHTIGDAHIYTNHIEPLKEQIQREPRPFPKLKIKRKVEQIDDFSAEDFEIYDYDPHPAIKMQMAV; encoded by the exons ATGGTCTGCAAAACCgccaaaaatgaacaaaagaagAATATCGCGGGAAAATATAAATGTGGATTTTTGCGCGCTACAGGATTTGCCTGCAATAGTTCTATCGTTGAGTTTGATCTTAAACTGAAGAAAATGCCCAACGCCGCTGAGCAAATGACAAATGGCCATTGTACTGAAgtagaaaacaagacagaaggTGCAGGCGgaggaaaaaaagacttttcTCTGTTTTGTGACGAGCGCGGTTACTTGAACCTAGTCGAGTACATTCTGCAGCACGGAGCGAGCAAAGGCGACAGGACAGGGACCGGAGTGATCTCTGTGTTCGGGACACAGGCCAGATACAGTCTCAGAG ATCAGTTTCCTTTGCTGACGACCAAAA TTTTCTGGAAAGGCATATTGCAGGAGCTGCTATGGTTTATCAAG GGTTCAACAAATGCTAAAGAGCTGTCAGAAAAGGGTGTGAGAATCTGGGATGCTAATGGCTCCAGGGATTTTCTGGATAAAAATGGCTTTACTGATCGTGAGGAAGGAGACCTGGGCCCAGTGTATGGCTTTCAGTGGAGGCATTTTGGAGCTGAATACAAAGACATGCACACTG ATTACTCTGGGCAAGGTGTTGACCAGTTACAGAAGGTGATTGACACTATCAAGTCAAATCCAGAAGACAGGAGGATCATCATGTGTGCTTGGAATCCCAAAG ATCTTCCTATGATGGCATTGCCCCCCTGCCATGCGTTATGCCAGTTTTACGTGTCAGATGGTGAGTTGTCGTGCCAGCTGTACCAGCGCTCTGGTGATATT GGTCTGGGTGTGCCCTTCAACATTGCCAGCTATGCACTTCTCACCTACATGATTGCCCACATCACTGGACTCAAG CCTGGAGATTTTGTGCATACAATAGGTGATGCCCACATCTATACCAATCACATTGAGCCTTTGAAAGAGCAG ATTCAGCGAGAGCCACGTCCATTCCCCAAACTCAAGATCAAACGCAAAGTTGAACAAATTGATGATTTCTCTGCAGAGGATTTTGAGATCTATGACTATGACCCCCATCCTGCAATCAAAATGCAAATGGCTGTTTAg